The Marinilongibacter aquaticus genome has a window encoding:
- a CDS encoding sensor histidine kinase, with the protein MTLPLLTLLLGLIPPQLTIKTEALKSYVSDTRDSVYLQGLENRLEFAIDTGNVAQFAYRLHEFDTEFHTSIHPVSIYTNIPGGNYSFEYRIDGIPQPPISVSVLEAIWQKWWFWPMIGGYILLLAVVGTFLFLQYNYRQKLKVAHLRNQIASDLHDEVGSNLSSIAIYTEVLKKKLGQNKPDLLPLLNKITGNSTESVILMRDTVWALKPDNDNLSMMLERIGSFGKEILSEKRIGFSQKIDTDLSKIHMDMQARKNCYLILKEALNNIVKHADAKHATLHAFQKSGKLCFEISDDGKGFDQHKELDGNGLRNFKERAEESGFEINIVSQANRGTQILLIISP; encoded by the coding sequence GTGACCCTACCGCTTCTAACCCTACTTCTTGGCCTTATTCCGCCCCAATTGACCATTAAAACAGAGGCATTAAAAAGTTACGTTTCCGACACGCGAGATTCCGTTTATTTACAAGGTCTCGAAAATCGGCTGGAATTTGCGATTGACACAGGCAACGTGGCCCAATTCGCATATCGACTACATGAATTCGATACGGAATTTCATACCTCAATACATCCCGTTTCCATTTACACCAATATCCCGGGCGGCAATTACAGTTTCGAATACCGTATTGATGGAATTCCTCAGCCACCTATAAGTGTCTCCGTTTTGGAAGCCATTTGGCAAAAATGGTGGTTCTGGCCTATGATTGGGGGTTATATTTTGCTTCTGGCTGTGGTGGGCACCTTCCTTTTTCTTCAATACAACTACCGTCAAAAGCTCAAAGTCGCTCACCTGAGAAACCAAATAGCCTCCGACTTGCACGACGAAGTAGGCTCAAACCTAAGCAGCATCGCTATTTATACCGAAGTACTCAAAAAAAAACTGGGACAAAACAAGCCCGACCTGCTCCCCTTGCTCAATAAAATCACGGGAAACTCTACCGAATCAGTCATTCTGATGCGGGATACGGTATGGGCACTGAAGCCAGACAACGACAACCTGTCCATGATGCTCGAACGCATTGGCTCTTTCGGCAAGGAAATACTTTCTGAAAAACGAATTGGCTTTAGCCAGAAGATTGACACCGATCTATCGAAAATACACATGGACATGCAAGCTCGAAAAAATTGCTACCTCATCTTGAAAGAAGCCTTGAATAACATCGTGAAACATGCCGATGCCAAACATGCCACATTGCACGCTTTTCAAAAATCGGGCAAATTATGCTTCGAAATATCAGACGACGGAAAAGGTTTCGATCAGCACAAAGAATTGGACGGAAACGGACTCAGAAACTTCAAAGAAAGAGCAGAGGAATCTGGCTTTGAGATAAATATCGTATCGCAAGCCAATAGAGGCACACAGATCTTGCTGATCATTTCTCCCTAA
- a CDS encoding response regulator transcription factor gives MIRTILFEDSKNFRESLSLYLAGTENIFLTGTYPDAKDAVKIVKQQKPDVILMDIEMPGISGIQATIDIKKALPEAKILIQTVFEDDDKVFQALCNGANGYILKSPDPEQYVRAIQEVHEGGSHLTPSIAAKVLNVFKNQLVQSQKSYIELTPREKDVLGCLVEGMSYKMIADSCGISYTTVNSHMKHIYEKLHVNSAPEAVAKAIKLRLV, from the coding sequence ATGATCAGAACGATACTATTTGAAGACAGTAAGAATTTCAGAGAGAGCCTTTCGCTGTATCTCGCAGGCACAGAAAACATATTTCTGACGGGGACTTATCCCGACGCCAAGGATGCGGTAAAAATAGTGAAGCAACAAAAGCCGGATGTCATCCTGATGGACATTGAAATGCCGGGAATTTCTGGTATTCAGGCGACGATTGATATAAAAAAAGCCCTACCCGAAGCAAAAATATTGATTCAGACAGTTTTTGAAGACGACGATAAAGTGTTTCAGGCTTTGTGCAATGGAGCCAACGGCTACATACTGAAATCGCCAGATCCAGAACAATACGTACGGGCCATACAGGAAGTGCACGAAGGCGGCTCGCACCTTACGCCCAGCATAGCAGCAAAAGTGCTGAATGTATTTAAAAATCAGCTGGTGCAGAGCCAGAAGAGCTATATAGAGCTGACACCACGCGAGAAAGATGTATTGGGTTGTCTGGTCGAAGGCATGAGCTATAAAATGATAGCCGACAGTTGCGGCATCAGCTACACCACGGTGAATAGCCACATGAAACATATTTACGAAAAGCTCCATGTAAATTCGGCTCCCGAAGCGGTGGCCAAGGCAATCAAACTCCGGTTGGTTTAA
- a CDS encoding papain-like cysteine protease family protein — protein sequence MNKKSIQNLGIGVLILLLSLLAWRQCKPESPVAEEKLPNWFSDEVDLIPQVGNYACWAASLNMMKKGNAGLNRTNTMPIHTDSLAAHLPDYMANNLSQMQDLDWEKIKNELVHRSPMAVYKYYNPTFAHVFVVRGYHQSDAYKWLLINDPWPVHKAKITALDFRNLTRPFDGKATYQTIAYKPSSSSTKAYSEANFNIYSANPLSGESHTAYKPIAQTIDNSSEVRVQNTKSILGELHEEFKKIDPAFFKAMHIAYAPQKDQLNIDFNGAVLLNNFNDAATFMNYNLKHSQKPDYLFNATLQVYTTFKKADEPLITTTVDYEDKTSERFLYVSRFESYGNSVMADCDSILNDFIQAFKKPALLKLLQPLLANLKSTQNLQPEIADWASLPVYGGPVFSFILKGYNEKIVADPYKQLILKQNQKALFIGESGIPYYRLSAVELPEYGEIVKAKSREEIPVEWAETNSKPNTKPISSPNTGVGTNQKDSTENHTGTGIKSPQPIGGIGKPIPQKEIKKSSSKKVDFQNPVQKPKD from the coding sequence ATGAACAAGAAATCAATCCAGAACCTCGGAATCGGGGTTCTTATTCTGCTTTTATCCCTATTGGCTTGGCGGCAATGCAAGCCCGAATCTCCCGTAGCGGAAGAAAAATTGCCAAATTGGTTTTCGGATGAAGTCGATTTAATACCGCAGGTTGGCAATTATGCGTGCTGGGCCGCGTCTTTAAACATGATGAAGAAAGGCAATGCAGGCCTGAACCGGACAAACACCATGCCCATTCATACAGATTCGCTTGCCGCCCACCTGCCCGATTATATGGCGAACAACCTAAGCCAAATGCAAGACCTCGATTGGGAGAAAATAAAAAACGAACTTGTGCACCGCAGCCCCATGGCCGTGTATAAATATTACAACCCCACCTTTGCCCATGTGTTTGTGGTCAGGGGTTATCACCAATCCGATGCCTACAAATGGCTGTTGATAAATGACCCTTGGCCAGTGCACAAAGCCAAAATCACGGCTCTGGATTTCAGAAACTTAACACGCCCCTTTGATGGAAAGGCCACATACCAAACCATTGCTTACAAGCCTTCCTCTTCTAGCACGAAAGCGTATTCAGAGGCCAATTTCAATATTTATTCCGCGAACCCTCTTTCCGGAGAATCGCATACAGCCTACAAGCCAATTGCCCAAACAATTGACAACAGCTCCGAGGTGCGTGTGCAGAACACCAAATCCATTCTTGGCGAACTGCACGAAGAATTCAAGAAAATCGACCCCGCCTTTTTCAAGGCCATGCATATCGCTTATGCTCCGCAAAAAGACCAATTAAACATAGATTTCAATGGAGCTGTGCTGCTGAATAATTTCAATGATGCCGCCACTTTCATGAATTACAACCTGAAGCACAGCCAAAAACCAGATTACCTGTTCAATGCAACCCTTCAGGTCTACACCACATTCAAAAAAGCGGACGAACCACTGATTACGACTACTGTCGATTATGAAGACAAAACTTCGGAAAGGTTTCTATACGTTTCTCGTTTCGAATCCTACGGCAACTCTGTAATGGCCGACTGCGATTCCATTTTGAACGATTTCATTCAAGCCTTTAAGAAACCCGCACTCCTAAAACTGCTGCAACCACTTCTTGCAAACCTGAAAAGCACCCAAAACCTGCAGCCCGAAATTGCAGACTGGGCCTCGCTCCCTGTGTATGGAGGGCCTGTTTTTAGCTTTATACTTAAAGGGTACAATGAGAAGATTGTCGCCGATCCGTACAAACAGCTAATTCTAAAACAAAATCAGAAAGCCCTTTTTATTGGCGAAAGTGGCATTCCGTATTATCGTTTGTCGGCCGTGGAACTCCCCGAATATGGCGAGATTGTAAAGGCAAAATCGAGAGAAGAAATTCCAGTAGAGTGGGCAGAAACAAACAGCAAGCCCAACACGAAACCCATTTCGTCCCCCAATACGGGCGTAGGTACAAACCAAAAGGACAGCACGGAAAACCACACAGGAACTGGCATAAAAAGCCCACAGCCAATTGGTGGAATCGGCAAACCTATTCCGCAGAAGGAAATCAAGAAATCAAGTTCAAAGAAAGTGGATTTCCAAAACCCTGTCCAAAAGCCCAAAGACTGA